The Candidatus Uhrbacteria bacterium genome has a segment encoding these proteins:
- the miaA gene encoding tRNA (adenosine(37)-N6)-dimethylallyltransferase MiaA: MAAIRQKAKTKTRSRKTSVGTKRALPRVLCIIGPTSSGKTLLGIHLAKKFGGEIINADARQVYREFDIGTGKPIGGKRTSKGGRSMYLFGDIPHYLMDYLPPSELLTVAEWQEKAMTAIRGIRERGKLPFVVGGTGLYIQALVDNYQIPAVPPQDSFRKAMEKKTLAELVKLLLRLDPAAEKLVDMKNPRRVLRALEVTTFTGKPFTEQKGAAKPVIDPLMIGLKREREELKERINLAVEAYVEAGWIDEIRRLNGSGIGWDAPAMTSIGYRELGAYIRGESTLEQAIEKTKRATWQYAKRQLTWFKRDQRIHWVKDEDEAEKLVAKWLKVRAKSDTSKR, from the coding sequence ATGGCCGCTATCAGACAAAAGGCCAAGACCAAGACCCGCTCGAGAAAAACGAGCGTAGGTACGAAACGCGCTCTTCCGCGCGTTTTATGTATTATTGGTCCTACTTCTAGCGGAAAAACGCTGCTCGGAATACATCTAGCTAAAAAATTCGGGGGAGAAATTATCAATGCTGATGCCCGGCAAGTCTATCGGGAATTTGATATCGGAACCGGTAAACCGATCGGCGGAAAGCGCACCTCTAAAGGCGGAAGAAGCATGTATTTATTTGGTGATATCCCGCACTACTTGATGGATTACCTTCCTCCTTCGGAGCTGCTCACAGTTGCTGAGTGGCAAGAAAAAGCCATGACGGCGATCCGGGGTATCCGAGAACGCGGAAAGCTCCCGTTTGTCGTCGGCGGCACGGGTTTGTATATTCAAGCATTGGTCGACAACTATCAAATCCCCGCCGTGCCTCCGCAGGACTCGTTCCGAAAAGCGATGGAAAAAAAGACGCTTGCGGAGCTTGTAAAATTATTATTGCGTCTTGATCCTGCGGCAGAAAAACTCGTTGACATGAAGAATCCCCGCCGCGTGCTTCGTGCGCTAGAAGTCACAACCTTCACCGGCAAACCGTTTACGGAGCAAAAGGGCGCCGCCAAGCCCGTGATCGACCCGCTGATGATTGGTCTGAAACGGGAGCGGGAGGAATTAAAAGAACGCATCAACCTTGCTGTTGAAGCCTATGTCGAGGCGGGTTGGATTGATGAAATCCGCCGTCTGAATGGATCCGGCATCGGTTGGGATGCTCCGGCAATGACCTCGATCGGCTATCGCGAACTAGGGGCCTATATAAGAGGGGAATCGACATTGGAGCAGGCGATAGAAAAAACTAAGCGTGCGACCTGGCAATACGCCAAACGCCAATTAACGTGGTTCAAACGCGATCAGCGCATCCACTGGGTAAAGGATGAAGACGAAGCGGAGAAGCTCGTCGCCAAATGGCTTAAGGTGCGCGCGAAGTCCGATACGTCCAAACGTTAA